The following proteins are co-located in the Flectobacillus major DSM 103 genome:
- a CDS encoding DUF2490 domain-containing protein has translation MKKTIWLLLMLPLGVFGQETDTRLWTGIGVQKKITPNVVLHFNAQLRTTNNFSDVGSVLGEIGIGYKLNKHWAVSGYYRFSERQKWDKETYSTIYKPFHRFYGNIEYDRKVSVLKLSYRLRYQNQFKDTEVGLESTKSYVRNKLELAYPNPSRFTPAISADVFYKVGEEVDQIRYKVGVNYAIDKRNSIELSGFKDYSLLPTNLNVYTIGLMYKLKL, from the coding sequence ATGAAAAAAACTATTTGGCTTTTACTGATGCTTCCGCTTGGGGTTTTCGGTCAAGAAACAGACACTCGTTTATGGACGGGAATTGGCGTTCAGAAAAAAATAACGCCTAATGTTGTATTGCATTTTAATGCTCAGTTAAGAACAACCAATAATTTCTCGGATGTTGGTTCGGTGTTGGGCGAAATAGGCATTGGATACAAACTCAATAAACATTGGGCTGTTTCGGGGTATTATCGTTTTTCGGAAAGACAAAAATGGGATAAAGAAACCTATTCTACGATTTATAAGCCTTTTCACCGATTCTATGGTAATATAGAATACGACCGAAAAGTCTCTGTATTGAAGCTGTCGTATCGTTTAAGATACCAAAATCAATTTAAAGATACAGAAGTGGGCTTGGAGTCGACCAAAAGTTATGTCAGAAATAAATTGGAATTGGCATACCCCAATCCAAGTAGATTTACGCCCGCTATTTCGGCCGATGTATTCTACAAAGTGGGTGAGGAGGTTGACCAGATACGTTATAAAGTAGGCGTAAATTATGCCATTGATAAACGCAATAGCATAGAGCTTTCAGGTTTTAAAGATTACTCGCTTTTGCCGACTAATCTGAATGTTTATACAATCGGGCTGATGTATAAATTAAAGTTATAG
- a CDS encoding CotH kinase family protein produces the protein MKNPFIYLMLGTCLVGVGMMSCQRIDTADPVTGTTENTGANFAVPDWTAATHGNQVQPNYDEVFPQEKVNALEIRLASGDWQKIREDMTEKFGGDFGASGTTTTNPGAGGGVGVPGAGAGGGGVPGAGGGNIPPRDSTMIGGGGTPPDSGGVAIPTTGGNNGAVAGATTFGTGEPSYFPASVKYNGKEWYKVGFRLKGNSSLSRAWSSGIYKLPFRLNFDKFEDLYPQINNQRFYGFKDLSFSPAFGDNSLMRDKVANDVFRAAGVPAAKTSFCKIYVDLGDGQGLKYFGLYTVIEVIDDTMVWSQFGGHKSGTIYKPDGTPATFALNAFSEAGFPQKNKLVSTDWSDVKAVFSVLHSTDRTSNASQWRANLEKVFNVDAFLKWLAVNTTMVAWDSYGAMAHNYYLYNQSGKGLTWIPWDLNDALGNGASVGGGAAVGGGMSSQQGLALNMSGVSTSWPLIRYLYDDTVYQEKYKSYVKSFTENVFTPDKMNAIFDKNYALIAPFVIGTNGEQPKYTYLSSEQDFTNAIITLKNHVVSRNQAVQTYLK, from the coding sequence ATGAAAAATCCATTTATCTATTTAATGCTTGGTACGTGCCTTGTGGGTGTCGGAATGATGTCATGCCAAAGAATTGATACAGCCGACCCTGTTACAGGAACAACCGAAAACACTGGAGCAAATTTTGCCGTTCCCGACTGGACAGCCGCCACTCATGGCAACCAAGTACAACCTAACTATGATGAGGTTTTTCCTCAAGAAAAAGTAAATGCCCTCGAAATCCGTTTGGCATCTGGCGATTGGCAAAAAATTCGAGAAGATATGACCGAAAAATTTGGGGGTGATTTTGGTGCCTCTGGTACAACTACAACCAATCCAGGTGCAGGCGGTGGTGTTGGTGTGCCTGGTGCAGGAGCAGGTGGCGGAGGTGTGCCAGGGGCTGGAGGAGGAAATATCCCCCCTCGAGATAGCACCATGATAGGCGGTGGAGGCACTCCTCCAGACTCAGGAGGAGTGGCCATACCCACTACAGGTGGCAACAACGGTGCAGTAGCTGGTGCTACCACCTTTGGTACTGGCGAGCCAAGCTATTTTCCTGCATCTGTCAAATACAATGGCAAAGAATGGTACAAAGTAGGCTTTAGGCTCAAAGGAAATTCTAGCCTTTCACGAGCGTGGAGCTCGGGTATTTACAAATTACCTTTTCGCCTCAACTTCGATAAATTTGAAGACTTATATCCTCAAATCAACAACCAACGTTTTTATGGGTTCAAAGATTTGTCGTTTTCTCCTGCCTTCGGCGATAATTCGCTGATGCGAGATAAAGTGGCCAACGACGTTTTTAGAGCCGCAGGTGTGCCAGCCGCCAAAACCTCTTTCTGTAAAATATATGTCGATTTGGGCGATGGGCAAGGCCTCAAATACTTTGGCTTATATACCGTAATAGAGGTAATTGATGATACAATGGTATGGAGTCAATTTGGAGGTCACAAAAGCGGAACTATCTATAAACCAGATGGTACACCTGCTACTTTTGCCCTAAATGCCTTTTCAGAAGCAGGGTTTCCTCAAAAAAATAAGCTTGTTTCAACAGATTGGAGCGACGTAAAAGCAGTTTTTTCGGTCTTGCATAGTACAGACCGTACCTCTAATGCCTCACAGTGGAGAGCCAACCTCGAAAAGGTGTTTAATGTAGATGCCTTTTTAAAATGGTTGGCCGTAAATACCACAATGGTAGCATGGGATAGCTACGGAGCAATGGCTCATAATTATTACCTCTATAACCAGTCAGGTAAAGGACTTACATGGATACCTTGGGACTTGAACGATGCCTTGGGCAATGGAGCATCTGTAGGAGGTGGTGCCGCCGTGGGCGGGGGTATGTCGTCGCAGCAGGGTTTAGCTTTGAATATGTCGGGTGTAAGTACTTCTTGGCCTCTGATTCGCTATTTGTACGACGATACCGTGTATCAGGAAAAATATAAAAGCTACGTAAAATCATTTACCGAAAATGTATTTACTCCCGATAAAATGAATGCTATTTTTGATAAAAACTATGCTCTTATTGCCCCATTTGTAATAGGAACTAATGGCGAGCAACCCAAATACACCTACTTGAGTTCTGAGCAAGACTTTACCAATGCTATCATAACACTCAAAAATCATGTAGTATCTCGAAATCAGGCTGTTCAAACCTATCTGAAATAA
- a CDS encoding polyphosphate polymerase domain-containing protein, translating to MDSKEFLNDILVQTSRFEPISLAEMDGVKLMDRMDVKYLIPLALLPDILSDAIPNYRILEIENSRLCLYKTLYYDTAELSLYKAHQNGYMNRYKIRARNYVDSNLSFFEIKFKNNKGRTLKTRIKQQQIVGRLTNEDSIQFLQKTTSSIDPNSLQGVIWVNYQRITLVSKVGAERLTIDLNLTFQNDNIEKEYSQMVIAEVKQERIGASPFIDIMRKYRLKEGAISKYCFGIISLYQEIKQNKFKKHLRRVSKILAQHDHIAANYLTASY from the coding sequence ATGGATTCTAAGGAATTTCTCAACGATATATTGGTTCAAACAAGTAGGTTTGAACCAATATCACTAGCCGAAATGGATGGCGTAAAGCTGATGGATAGAATGGATGTGAAATACCTGATTCCTTTGGCTTTATTGCCCGATATTCTGAGTGATGCTATACCCAATTATCGAATTTTGGAGATTGAAAATAGCCGTTTGTGTCTTTACAAAACTTTGTATTATGACACAGCCGAGTTGTCGCTTTACAAAGCTCATCAAAATGGCTATATGAATCGCTACAAAATTCGAGCTCGTAATTATGTAGATTCAAATTTGTCATTTTTTGAAATAAAATTTAAAAATAACAAAGGGCGAACTCTCAAAACCCGTATCAAGCAACAGCAGATTGTGGGTAGGCTTACCAATGAAGATAGTATTCAGTTTTTACAAAAAACAACTAGTTCTATCGACCCCAATAGCCTTCAAGGGGTTATTTGGGTAAATTATCAACGTATTACACTGGTAAGCAAGGTAGGAGCAGAACGCCTGACAATCGACCTAAATTTGACTTTTCAGAACGATAACATTGAAAAGGAATATAGCCAAATGGTTATTGCCGAAGTAAAACAAGAGCGTATCGGGGCGTCGCCTTTTATAGATATTATGCGAAAATACCGCCTAAAAGAAGGGGCAATTAGTAAATATTGCTTTGGTATTATTAGCCTTTATCAAGAAATCAAACAGAACAAGTTTAAAAAGCATTTAAGAAGAGTTTCAAAAATATTAGCACAACATGACCATATTGCAGCAAATTACCTCACCGCAAGTTACTGA
- a CDS encoding CocE/NonD family hydrolase, with translation MKKLLLILALLPFLCRSQSPTSPYTYTLSQDSAYVRNNYTKSEYMVQMRDGVKLFTQVYAPKNNVTKHPILIQRTPYSCLPYGDDKFKKRVGPNPFMLRQNYIVVYQDVRGRWASEGKFKEMTPHIDKKLSSTDIDEASDTFDTIDWLVKNIANNNGKVGQWGISYPGFFTSAGSVSEHPALKASSPQAPMADLWRDDAFHLGAFMIAANFGFYNFFQEQTQPIKNRPAPYFQFESPDGYDFYLKMGPTKNAEDLYYKKRNVYFHENFEHPDFDAHWQQRNILPHLKNIKHAVMVVGGWYDEQDLFGTFNTYKAIEKQNPNNNNIFVVGPWVHGGWAGSSGQTLADVDFGSKTSPYYQENIEAKFFHHYLIDDSQPLNLPEATLFETGTNRWRSFDTYPPKNTQNQSLYLQSQGKLSFSKPTNEKGATEFLSDPNRPVPFSSKINDGFSADYMIEDQRFAYQRPDVISFETEVLEKDLTLVGNILAQLKVSTTGTDADWVVKVIDVYPNDTPENPNKPQVVYGGYQQLVRSEIIRGKYRNNISKPEPFVPNKVTDVNFELQDVLHTFKKGHKLMVQIQSSCFPWADRNPQKFVNIFEAKESDYQKATHKVYHNKLASSFLRIGILEDK, from the coding sequence ATGAAAAAACTGTTATTGATTTTAGCACTTTTACCTTTTCTCTGTAGAAGTCAAAGCCCTACCTCGCCATATACGTATACCCTTTCGCAAGACTCGGCTTATGTAAGAAATAATTATACCAAATCTGAATACATGGTACAAATGCGAGATGGTGTCAAATTGTTTACACAAGTATATGCTCCCAAAAACAACGTTACCAAGCATCCTATCTTGATTCAACGAACGCCCTATAGCTGTTTGCCTTATGGCGACGACAAGTTCAAAAAGCGAGTAGGCCCCAATCCTTTTATGTTACGCCAAAATTATATTGTGGTGTATCAGGACGTGCGTGGCCGATGGGCTTCTGAAGGTAAATTCAAGGAAATGACACCGCATATTGACAAAAAATTAAGCTCAACCGATATTGACGAAGCTAGCGATACCTTCGATACGATTGATTGGCTGGTAAAAAACATAGCCAACAACAATGGCAAGGTTGGGCAATGGGGAATTTCGTACCCTGGCTTTTTTACTTCGGCAGGGAGCGTGTCTGAGCATCCAGCCCTCAAGGCATCTTCGCCACAAGCCCCTATGGCCGATCTCTGGCGTGACGATGCCTTCCATTTGGGTGCGTTTATGATTGCGGCTAATTTTGGGTTTTATAACTTTTTTCAAGAACAAACACAACCTATCAAAAATCGTCCTGCTCCTTATTTTCAGTTTGAAAGCCCCGATGGATATGATTTTTACTTGAAAATGGGGCCTACCAAAAATGCAGAAGATTTGTATTACAAAAAACGTAATGTTTATTTTCACGAAAACTTTGAACACCCCGACTTTGATGCTCACTGGCAACAAAGAAATATTTTACCCCACCTCAAAAATATCAAACATGCTGTAATGGTAGTAGGTGGCTGGTACGACGAACAAGATTTGTTTGGAACGTTCAATACTTATAAGGCTATTGAAAAACAAAACCCTAATAACAACAATATTTTTGTAGTTGGGCCTTGGGTACACGGTGGCTGGGCTGGCTCGTCGGGACAAACGTTGGCCGATGTAGATTTTGGGTCAAAAACATCGCCTTATTATCAAGAAAATATCGAAGCAAAATTCTTTCATCACTATTTGATAGACGACTCTCAGCCACTGAATTTGCCCGAAGCTACCCTTTTTGAAACAGGAACAAACCGCTGGAGAAGTTTTGATACGTACCCTCCCAAAAATACACAAAACCAATCGCTCTATTTGCAATCGCAGGGCAAACTTAGCTTTAGTAAACCTACCAACGAAAAGGGAGCTACCGAATTTTTGTCAGACCCTAATCGTCCTGTTCCTTTTTCTAGCAAAATCAATGATGGCTTTTCGGCCGATTATATGATTGAAGACCAACGATTTGCCTACCAACGACCTGATGTAATTAGCTTTGAAACCGAAGTTCTTGAAAAAGACCTTACTTTGGTAGGCAATATTTTGGCTCAACTAAAAGTATCTACTACAGGTACTGATGCCGACTGGGTAGTAAAGGTAATCGATGTGTACCCCAACGACACCCCCGAAAATCCTAATAAACCTCAGGTAGTTTATGGGGGGTATCAGCAATTGGTGCGTAGCGAGATTATCAGAGGTAAATACCGCAACAATATTAGCAAACCTGAGCCGTTTGTGCCTAATAAAGTTACTGATGTAAACTTTGAGCTTCAAGACGTGTTGCATACTTTCAAAAAAGGTCATAAATTGATGGTACAAATCCAAAGCTCGTGCTTTCCTTGGGCAGACCGCAACCCTCAGAAATTTGTCAATATTTTTGAAGCAAAAGAATCTGATTATCAAAAAGCTACACACAAAGTATACCACAATAAGTTGGCAAGTTCGTTTTTGAGAATTGGTATTTTAGAAGATAAATAG
- the dacB gene encoding D-alanyl-D-alanine carboxypeptidase/D-alanyl-D-alanine endopeptidase, with protein MKLLFIVLLQISTITQKPDSLQEKWKARIIQKIDSLTSSPFLENGFLGLSIKSTQTGKNLVAYQSKKSLAPASTLKLVASATALLTLGENYTYKTTLEYSGQITDSVLKGNIYIKGNGDPSLGSWRFKNQPDYKQLLDIWAQKIKALGIKTIQGRIFGDASFFNHNVIPNTWIWGDTGNYYGAGCYGLNLNENLYWATFIPKGYMEPAGFVKTAPDLPYYSKINKVLTDRAGTGDQVNIYATPYQDVLLMEGFVPMGKSFSVKGAIPDPAFFAAYALGKKIEELGIKIQEGPSSSLELEKRYLTHTKPNETLILHTQTSPTLRELAKECNFNSINLYAEAFLKTPSTVLNMGTSTADAVKALEQIWRSKGLNLNGLKIKDGSGLSPSNGISAEIMTDILSTMSSEKVFQAFYESIPIVGVSGTVANLGKKSKAVGNIRAKSGSIENVRAYSGYFTSSSGELFCFSMMLNKYDSTYGNATKELEKLMILMTDLSK; from the coding sequence ATGAAATTACTCTTCATCGTATTACTTCAAATCTCCACGATTACCCAAAAACCTGATAGCTTACAAGAAAAATGGAAAGCTCGGATTATTCAAAAAATTGATAGCCTTACTTCCTCTCCTTTTCTCGAAAATGGCTTCCTTGGGCTGAGTATCAAATCGACCCAAACGGGTAAAAACCTTGTAGCGTATCAATCCAAAAAGAGTTTAGCACCAGCATCTACACTCAAGCTAGTAGCTTCGGCCACGGCTTTGCTAACCTTGGGCGAAAATTATACGTATAAAACCACCCTAGAATACAGCGGCCAAATTACAGATAGTGTGCTCAAGGGCAATATCTATATCAAGGGCAATGGCGACCCTTCGTTGGGTAGTTGGCGATTCAAAAATCAGCCCGATTACAAACAGCTCCTAGATATTTGGGCCCAAAAAATAAAAGCTCTCGGAATCAAAACTATTCAGGGACGCATTTTTGGCGATGCTAGCTTTTTCAATCATAATGTAATACCCAATACATGGATTTGGGGCGATACTGGCAATTATTATGGTGCTGGCTGCTATGGCCTCAATCTAAACGAAAATCTGTACTGGGCTACTTTTATTCCCAAAGGATACATGGAGCCTGCGGGCTTTGTCAAAACTGCACCCGACTTGCCTTATTATAGCAAAATCAATAAAGTGCTTACCGACAGAGCAGGTACTGGCGACCAAGTCAATATTTATGCTACACCTTACCAAGATGTACTTTTGATGGAGGGATTTGTACCTATGGGCAAAAGTTTTTCGGTAAAGGGGGCTATTCCCGACCCTGCTTTTTTTGCAGCGTATGCTCTTGGCAAAAAAATAGAAGAATTGGGTATCAAAATACAAGAAGGGCCGAGCTCGTCGTTAGAACTCGAAAAGCGGTATTTAACACATACCAAGCCCAACGAAACCCTTATTTTGCATACTCAAACATCGCCTACGCTCAGAGAATTAGCCAAAGAGTGTAATTTCAATAGCATTAATTTATATGCTGAAGCTTTCCTCAAAACACCTAGCACTGTTTTGAACATGGGTACTTCTACAGCCGATGCAGTAAAGGCATTAGAACAAATTTGGCGTTCAAAAGGGCTCAATCTCAATGGACTAAAAATCAAGGATGGAAGCGGCCTATCTCCTAGCAACGGGATTTCGGCCGAAATCATGACCGATATACTCAGTACGATGAGTTCGGAGAAGGTTTTTCAGGCTTTTTATGAGTCTATTCCTATTGTGGGGGTTTCGGGAACTGTGGCCAATTTGGGCAAAAAATCAAAAGCCGTTGGTAATATTCGAGCCAAAAGCGGTTCTATCGAAAATGTAAGAGCCTATTCAGGCTATTTTACTAGCTCGTCTGGCGAGTTATTTTGTTTTTCGATGATGCTCAACAAATATGATAGTACCTATGGAAATGCCACCAAGGAACTCGAAAAACTGATGATTCTTATGACTGATTTGAGCAAATAG
- a CDS encoding CocE/NonD family hydrolase — translation MKNLFLFLLLALTVQTAIAQKPSIAQLDSAFVRQNYVKFQYQIPMRDGIKLFTNVYVPKDAAENNKYPIVMQRTCYDVSPYGKDEYPNVLYYSRYMMYEKFIFVEQDVRGRWMSEGTWTNMTPHIANKKSNTDVDEASDTYDTIDWLVKNIPNNNGRVGQYGISYPGFYTIAGALCGHPALKASSPQAPVSDFFFDDFHHNGAFTIGYGLTFPVFGIKPPKPTTESWYDDKFPKRNTQDGFDWYKTQTPLKNLGANYKDNFFWQEHVEHPNYDDFWQKRSIIPHLKNIKNAPAIMVVGGWFDAEDLYGPLTIYKNVEKYNTGNYNTIVMGPFGHGDWARERGNHLHSNVYFGDSISTFFQKNIELKFFKHFLKDNGDGKTGLPEAYLFDTGKKQWEEFKEWPVKTSQKVNFYLSNDGKLSQTQPKAGFSEFVSDPNKPVPYTEDNKQLFGFTPRAYMSEDQRFAGRRTDVLTFETDVLTEDITLGGEIMAKLKIATTGTDADWFVKLIDVYPGDEKNTPYTPKHITLAGYQQMVRSEVMRSRFRNSFSKPEPLKPNQVTDINFRLQDVLHTFKKGHKIMIQVQSTVFPLFDINPQKYVENIYKADAKDFQKATHKVYSNSAIEVEILK, via the coding sequence ATGAAAAATTTATTTCTTTTTCTATTATTGGCACTTACAGTCCAAACAGCTATTGCCCAAAAACCAAGCATAGCCCAACTGGATTCGGCTTTTGTACGCCAGAATTATGTAAAATTTCAGTATCAAATTCCGATGCGAGATGGCATAAAGCTATTTACGAATGTATATGTACCCAAAGATGCCGCCGAAAACAATAAATACCCAATCGTGATGCAGCGTACATGCTATGATGTGTCGCCTTATGGCAAAGATGAATACCCCAATGTGTTGTACTATTCTCGTTATATGATGTATGAAAAATTCATTTTTGTTGAGCAAGATGTACGTGGCCGATGGATGTCGGAAGGCACTTGGACCAATATGACACCGCATATTGCTAACAAAAAAAGTAATACCGATGTCGATGAAGCCTCCGACACCTACGATACGATTGACTGGTTGGTAAAAAATATTCCTAACAACAATGGACGTGTAGGGCAATATGGTATTTCGTACCCAGGTTTTTATACGATTGCGGGTGCATTGTGTGGTCATCCTGCCCTTAAAGCTTCGTCGCCACAAGCTCCAGTTTCCGACTTTTTCTTCGACGATTTTCACCATAATGGTGCATTTACTATTGGTTATGGCCTTACTTTCCCTGTATTTGGTATCAAACCACCCAAACCCACAACCGAGTCTTGGTACGACGATAAATTTCCCAAACGCAACACCCAAGATGGTTTTGACTGGTACAAAACTCAAACCCCTCTCAAAAATTTAGGAGCTAATTATAAGGATAATTTCTTTTGGCAAGAACACGTCGAGCATCCTAATTATGATGATTTCTGGCAAAAAAGAAGTATTATTCCTCATCTAAAAAATATCAAAAATGCTCCTGCCATTATGGTAGTAGGTGGCTGGTTCGATGCCGAAGATTTGTACGGGCCTTTGACGATCTACAAAAACGTAGAAAAATACAATACTGGCAATTATAATACCATTGTAATGGGGCCTTTTGGACATGGCGATTGGGCTCGTGAACGGGGCAATCATCTGCATTCAAATGTTTATTTTGGCGATAGTATTTCTACTTTTTTCCAAAAAAACATAGAACTCAAATTTTTCAAGCATTTTCTAAAAGACAATGGCGATGGAAAAACAGGTTTGCCAGAAGCGTATTTGTTTGATACTGGTAAAAAACAATGGGAGGAGTTTAAAGAATGGCCTGTAAAAACTTCGCAAAAAGTTAACTTCTACCTTAGCAACGACGGTAAGTTGAGCCAAACACAACCCAAAGCGGGCTTTTCGGAGTTTGTTTCTGACCCTAACAAACCAGTACCTTATACCGAAGACAACAAGCAACTTTTTGGCTTTACACCAAGAGCTTATATGAGCGAAGACCAACGCTTTGCAGGAAGAAGAACCGACGTTTTGACTTTTGAAACCGATGTACTTACTGAAGATATTACCCTAGGTGGCGAAATTATGGCTAAACTAAAAATTGCAACAACTGGTACCGATGCCGACTGGTTTGTGAAGCTTATCGACGTGTATCCTGGCGATGAAAAAAATACGCCTTATACACCAAAACACATTACATTGGCAGGATACCAACAGATGGTTCGTAGCGAAGTCATGAGAAGTCGCTTTAGAAACAGCTTTTCAAAACCTGAACCACTCAAGCCAAATCAGGTAACAGATATTAACTTCCGTTTGCAAGATGTATTGCATACTTTCAAAAAAGGACATAAAATTATGATTCAGGTGCAGTCTACGGTATTTCCGCTATTTGATATAAATCCTCAAAAATATGTAGAAAATATCTACAAAGCCGATGCCAAAGATTTCCAAAAAGCTACTCATAAAGTATATAGCAATAGTGCCATAGAAGTTGAAATTTTGAAATAG
- a CDS encoding DUF4956 domain-containing protein, which yields MTILQQITSPQVTESFQWIDKLPAKFFIRLGIDFFSVFILIRLIYFKNYRRADLFLTFFVFNLIIFLLTYMLNKVVMSMGAAFGLFAVFSMLRYRTEGISAKDMTYLFMVIAIGLISAVSKGGWDELSVLNGIILLLTWILESGILIRKEYSKQIFYEKIELILPERREELLADLKKRTGLNIHRVDIQEIDFLKDATKMTIFYHL from the coding sequence ATGACCATATTGCAGCAAATTACCTCACCGCAAGTTACTGAGAGTTTTCAGTGGATTGATAAATTGCCAGCCAAGTTCTTTATTCGGTTGGGTATCGACTTCTTTTCGGTCTTTATTCTTATTCGATTAATTTACTTCAAAAACTACCGTCGAGCCGATTTATTTCTCACCTTTTTTGTATTTAACCTCATTATCTTTTTGTTGACTTATATGCTCAACAAGGTGGTAATGTCGATGGGTGCTGCCTTTGGCTTATTCGCAGTTTTCTCGATGCTTCGGTATCGAACTGAAGGTATTTCAGCCAAAGATATGACCTACCTGTTTATGGTGATTGCAATTGGACTAATCTCGGCTGTGAGCAAAGGCGGCTGGGATGAACTAAGCGTTCTCAATGGTATTATCTTGTTGCTGACATGGATACTCGAAAGTGGTATTTTGATTAGAAAAGAATATTCTAAGCAGATTTTTTATGAAAAAATAGAACTTATCCTTCCCGAACGAAGGGAGGAGTTACTGGCTGATCTAAAAAAACGTACTGGGTTGAACATTCACCGTGTGGATATTCAAGAGATAGATTTCTTGAAAGATGCTACCAAAATGACAATCTTTTATCATTTGTGA
- a CDS encoding CotH kinase family protein, protein MKQSIKGLIIIALFCSLPQLWAQKKPLPNYDLVFPENRVNKLEIKIKKADWDSIGNDMKKKFKTEFGKSPMPKLGPPPAGGNFPPNFLPKGTEKGMLPMPIGSDDEPRYVEADILFNGRAWHRVGFRLKGNSSLMSSWGQGIYKIPFRLNFDKFTKEDFFGFTELSMSPAFHDNSLIREKLATDLFRKSGIPSARTAFYQIYIDYGKGLQYVGIYTMVEVIDDTMVKTQFGDDKGNIYKPESTFQRFDEKQFDKKNHKKQKDWSDVQAFVAALNDSTRKTNVTTWRQNLEKTFDVNHFLKWLAINTAITNWDTYGAMAHNHYLYNAPNRGLVWIPWDNNEAISDNTAMKMPFPKDMPPMPDGNKMPLGRGLSLSLDNVPNHFILIKYLAEDKAYYAKYLNYIKEFREKNWNTNQINSQIDEYAQLLRPYVIGTKGEKAPYSHLQKQQDFQEGIEALKKQVLKRTNEIDQFLKQPNSLVVRTSAH, encoded by the coding sequence TAATAATCATTGCCTTATTCTGCTCGCTGCCGCAGCTATGGGCTCAAAAAAAGCCATTGCCCAACTACGACTTGGTATTTCCTGAAAATCGGGTGAATAAACTTGAGATAAAAATCAAAAAAGCAGACTGGGATAGTATTGGTAATGACATGAAGAAAAAATTTAAAACCGAGTTTGGTAAAAGCCCAATGCCTAAATTGGGCCCGCCACCAGCAGGGGGCAATTTCCCGCCTAATTTTTTACCCAAAGGTACTGAGAAAGGAATGCTTCCTATGCCCATAGGTAGCGACGACGAGCCACGCTATGTAGAAGCCGATATTCTTTTCAATGGCAGGGCTTGGCATCGGGTAGGCTTTCGCCTAAAAGGTAATTCCAGTTTGATGAGTTCGTGGGGACAGGGAATTTATAAAATACCATTCCGACTCAATTTTGATAAATTCACAAAAGAAGATTTTTTCGGCTTTACTGAATTGTCGATGTCGCCAGCCTTTCATGATAATTCATTGATAAGAGAAAAACTCGCCACCGATTTGTTCCGTAAATCGGGTATTCCAAGTGCTAGAACAGCATTTTACCAGATTTATATCGACTATGGCAAAGGCTTGCAATATGTGGGCATTTATACTATGGTAGAGGTGATTGACGATACAATGGTAAAAACACAATTTGGCGATGACAAAGGCAATATTTATAAGCCCGAATCAACCTTTCAACGTTTCGATGAAAAGCAGTTTGATAAAAAAAACCATAAAAAACAGAAGGATTGGAGTGATGTACAGGCATTTGTGGCCGCACTCAACGATAGCACTCGCAAAACCAATGTAACCACGTGGCGACAAAATTTAGAAAAAACTTTTGATGTGAACCACTTTCTGAAGTGGTTAGCTATCAATACCGCAATAACCAACTGGGATACCTACGGTGCTATGGCACATAACCATTATTTGTATAATGCTCCCAACCGTGGGTTGGTGTGGATTCCTTGGGACAACAACGAGGCCATAAGCGATAATACAGCCATGAAAATGCCTTTCCCGAAAGATATGCCACCAATGCCCGATGGCAATAAAATGCCTTTGGGAAGAGGCCTTTCTTTGTCGCTAGACAATGTACCTAACCACTTTATTTTAATTAAATATTTGGCCGAAGACAAAGCCTATTATGCCAAATACCTCAATTATATAAAAGAGTTTAGAGAAAAAAATTGGAATACCAACCAAATCAATAGCCAAATAGACGAATACGCCCAACTGCTGAGGCCTTATGTGATAGGCACAAAAGGCGAAAAAGCACCCTATTCTCATTTACAAAAGCAACAAGACTTTCAAGAAGGCATAGAAGCCTTAAAAAAGCAGGTTTTGAAAAGAACCAACGAAATAGACCAGTTTTTGAAGCAACCCAATAGCCTTGTAGTACGTACTTCGGCCCATTAG